The Saccharomyces mikatae IFO 1815 strain IFO1815 genome assembly, chromosome: 11 genome has a segment encoding these proteins:
- the ALY1 gene encoding Aly1p (similar to Saccharomyces cerevisiae ALY2 (YJL084C) and ALY1 (YKR021W); ancestral locus Anc_1.282) has product MLQFNTENDTVAPVFPMEQDINAAPDAVPLVQTTTLQVFVKLAEPIVFLKGFETNGLSEIAPSILRGSLIVRVLKPNKLKSISITFKGVSRTEWPEGIPPKREEFSDVETVVNHTWPFYQADDYMNSFTLEDHSSNKSSNRPSLSDENYLLEKSGASVYISPNTGPPKDNSNLSLNAYGHNSLSSDNLSNKSASHDDCNDDSKLSVIQKTPEPSSSRRGSVPANFHGNALSPHTFISDLFTRTFSNNGASPSLDQEDNYLTLSKDAKEVFIFRPGDYIYTFEQPISQSYPESIRANFGSVEYKLSIDIDRFGTFKSAIHAQLPIKVVRLPSEGSVEETEAIAISKDWKDLLHYDVVIFSKEIVLNAFLPIDFHFAPLDKVTLHRIRVYLTESIEYTCSSNGNHDKARRLEPTKKFLLAEHNGPKLPHIPAGSNPLKAKNRGNILLDEKSGDLVNKDLQFEVFIPSKFTNSIRLHPDTNYDKIKAHHWIKICLRLSKKYGDNRKHFEITIDSPIHILNQLCSHANTLLPSYESHFQYRNTSDNFTPTVDQQSYAGHHDSNFFFPKEVLSSPVLSPNVQKTNIRIPSDLPVVRNRTESVEKINPDNDSKKDAESSNVFASKQLVANIYKPNQIPRELTSPQALPLSPITSPILNYQPLSNSPPPDFDFDQAKRSAADANVIPTEPPSYLDVLQADGIDLPCYDTNSSRIPELKLNKSRETLASIEEDSFNGWSQINDLSDEDDNDGDIASGFNFKLLNSASSENVNSHTPILQSLNMSLDGRKKNRTSLHAASVLPSTIRQNNQHFNDISQMLGNGNEDALTKDQSSNYNKKLPILKINDNIIQPNVNNRLADNEDTMESSVDITAFYDPRMSSDSKFDWEVAKNHVDPTGYSVNVASENCVMDDFKKAFREKKK; this is encoded by the coding sequence ATGCTGCAATTTAATACAGAAAATGATACTGTAGCTCCAGTGTTTCCAATGGAGCAAGATATAAACGCTGCACCAGATGCCGTTCCATTGGTGCAGACAACGACACTGCAAGTCTTTGTCAAGCTCGCCGAACCCATAgtgtttttgaaaggatTTGAAACTAACGGATTGTCTGAAATAGCACCCAGTATCTTAAGAGGGTCTCTTATTGTCAGAGTATTGAAGCCTAATAAGTTAAAAAGTATATCAATAACGTTCAAAGGAGTATCCAGAACAGAATGGCCAGAGGGTATACCACCAAAGAGAGAAGAGTTTTCAGATGTTGAAACGGTTGTTAATCATACCTGGCCATTTTATCAAGCGGATGATTATATGAACTCTTTCACTTTGGAGGATCACAGTTCAAATAAATCGTCTAATCGCCCATCCCTAAGCGATGAAAATTATctacttgaaaaaagtggTGCCTCAGTATATATTTCACCAAACACTGGCCCCCCCAAAGATAATAGCAATCTGAGTCTGAATGCATATGGACACAACTCACTCTCATCGGATAACTTGAGTAATAAGTCAGCATCGCATGATGATTGTAATGATGACAGTAAACTGTCGGTTATTCAAAAGACACCAGAACCATCATCCAGTCGAAGAGGATCAGTGCCCGCAAATTTCCATGGTAACGCCTTGTCCCCTCATACCTTCATATCTGATTTATTTACAAGGACATTCAGTAATAATGGTGCTTCTCCAAGCCTGGATCAAGAAGACAATTATCTTACCTTGTCCAAAGATGCCAAAGAGGTTTTTATCTTCCGGCCGGGCGATTATATTTACACCTTTGAACAACCAATATCACAATCTTATCCTGAAAGTATAAGAGCGAACTTCGGATCGGTGGAGTATAAATTGTCAATCGATATAGATCGGTTTGGCACATTTAAATCAGCCATACATGCTCAATTACCCATTAAGGTCGTAAGACTTCCCTCTGAGGGTTCCGTAGAAGAGACTGAAGCTATTGCGATTTCTAAGGATTGGAAGGACCTTCTTCATTACGACGTggtaatattttcaaaggaGATTGTTTTGAATGCGTTTTTGCCCATCGATTTCCATTTCGCTCCCTTAGATAAAGTTACTCTACATCGGATTAGAGTTTATCTAACCGAGTCTATAGAGTACACTTGTAGTAGTAACGGGAATCATGATAAGGCTCGTAGATTAGAGCCAACTAAAAAGTTTCTCTTAGCCGAACATAATGGTCCGAAACTGCCTCATATACCTGCCGGTTCCAATCCTTTGAAAGCTAAAAATAGAGGAAACATTTTGCTGGATGAAAAATCGGGCGATCTAGTCAATAAAGATCTCCAGTTCGAAGTGTTTATCCCAAGTAAATTCACAAATAGTATACGATTACACCCTGATACCAACTATGATAAAATTAAAGCCCATCATTGGATAAAAATCTGTCTTCGTCTTTCCAAGAAGTACGGAGATAATAGAAAACACTTCGAAATAACTATTGATTCTCCAATTCACATTTTAAATCAACTATGCTCACATGCGAATACATTACTACCAAGCTATGAAAGTCATTTCCAGTATCGAAATACTAGTGACAACTTCACACCAACAGTAGATCAACAAAGTTATGCAGGTCATCATGActcgaattttttttttccaaaagaagTTCTCTCATCCCCAGTTCTCTCTCCAAATGTCCAGAAGACCAACATTAGAATACCTTCTGACCTTCCGGTTGTACGTAATAGAACTGAAAGTGTGGAGAAAATCAACCCGGATAACGATTCCAAGAAAGACGCTGAAAGCAGTAATGTCTTCGCATCCAAACAGCTAGTCGCGAATATTTACAAACCTAACCAAATCCCAAGAGAATTAACTTCCCCTCAGGCTTTACCATTGTCGCCCATTACATCACCAATACTCAATTATCAACCATTATCAAATTCACCCCCTCcagattttgattttgatcaAGCCAAGCGTAGCGCGGCCGATGCAAACGTTATTCCTACAGAACCCCCATCATATCTCGATGTATTACAGGCTGACGGTATTGATTTACCATGCTATGACACAAACTCATCTCGAATTCCAGAACTCAAGTTGAATAAATCCAGGGAAACACTGGCGAGTATTGAGGAGGATTCCTTCAATGGTTGGTCACAAATTAATGACTTGTCCGACGAAGACGATAATGATGGCGATATTGCATCTGGTTTCAACTTCAAATTGTTAAACAGTGCTTCCAGTGAGAATGTGAATTCCCACACTCCTATTTTGCAGTCTTTAAATATGAGCCTTGACgggagaaagaaaaatcgtACCAGTCTGCATGCCGCATCAGTATTGCCTAGCACAATAAGACAAAATAATCAACATTTTAACGATATAAGTCAAATGCTAGGTAATGGTAACGAAGATGCCCTTACAAAGGACCAATCATCAAACTACAATAAGAAACTACCAATTCTCAAAATCAATGATAACATCATACAACCAAATGTTAACAACAGACTTGCTGATAATGAAGACACAATGGAGTCTTCGGTGGATATCACCGCATTTTATGATCCTAGAATGTCATCAGATTCTAAATTTGATTGGGAAGTAGCCAAAAACCACGTAGATCCAACAGGCTATTCTGTAAATGTTGCTAGTGAAAATTGTGTGATGGACGATTTTAAGAAGGCATTTcgtgaaaagaaaaagtaa